One window of Leguminivora glycinivorella isolate SPB_JAAS2020 chromosome 9, LegGlyc_1.1, whole genome shotgun sequence genomic DNA carries:
- the LOC125229301 gene encoding glycine-rich cell wall structural protein 2-like, producing MYSKVALIACLFGLARAGGNAIGLSGLAGLGYAGHAGLGRGNLGPNGLVSEYKYSISQPPTANAGVGYGAGLGYAAGLGGLGHGTGLGYSNGLGLSHATGLGYSNGLGADLAHGGLGYGNGLGYSNLGHGASLGYNSALGHGNLGRNGAVVSEYQVSVAHPPTVNAHGAYGAGAYGAGAYGAGAYGAEAYGAGAYGARAYGAGAYGAGAYGPGAYGSGVYGNVYNQGSYKIDAYGANYANAGW from the exons ATGTACTCCAAG GTCGCCCTGATCGCTTGCCTATTCGGCCTTGCCCGTGCTGGCGGTAACGCAATTGGCCTCTCTGGCTTGGCAGGTCTTGGCTACGCCGGTCATGCAGGACTCGGACGTGGTAACCTGGGACCTAACGGCCTTGTATCGGAATACAAATACAGCATCTCCCAACCTCCCACCGCAAATGCTGGTGTCGGATACGGCGCGGGTCTTGGCTATGCAGCGGGTCTTGGCGGACTTGGCCATGGAACGGGTTTAGGCTACAGCAATGGACTTGGCCTTAGTCATGCCACAGGCCTTGGGTACAGCAACGGACTTGGCGCTGATTTAGCCCATGGCGGTCTTGGATATGGAAACGGATTGGGTTACAGCAATCTTGGCCATGGCGCTAGTCTTGGTTATAACTCTGCTCTCGGCCACGGTAACCTTGGCCGGAACGGCGCTGTGGTGTCAGAGTACCAGGTCAGTGTGGCACATCCTCCCACCGTTAATGCTCATGGCGCGTATGGCGCTGGGGCGTATGGCGCTGGGGCGTATGGCGCTGGGGCGTATGGCGCTGAGGCGTACGGCGCTGGGGCGTATGGCGCTAGGGCGTACGGCGCTGGGGCGTATGGCGCTGGGGCGTACGGCCCCGGGGCGTATGGCTCTGGTGTCTACGGTAATGTCTACAATCAGGGCTCCTACAAAATCGACGCTTACGGTGCCAACTACGCCAACGCTGGCTGGTGA